A genomic segment from Bufo bufo chromosome 8, aBufBuf1.1, whole genome shotgun sequence encodes:
- the PRRC2B gene encoding protein PRRC2B isoform X6: protein MSDRLGQISKGKDGKSKYSSLNLFDKYKGKSIEAVRTTVIPRHGLQSLGKVAAARRMPPPANLPSLKSENKGNDPNILIVPKDGTGWANKQEHPDQKSSSVTAPQQPESLPQQGLPKSVSSLQKPTTVNSSENISLVPGGPKSWAQLNGKPAGHEGGSRGSNRLLSFSPEEFPTLKAAGEQDKAGKEKSGLDPSYGPGPSLRPQNVTSWREGGGRSITGGVSPTVSPTEPGSKSTAPADSAPSTVQASSDPKELSLRPAQPTRKGASPFMGNTYHPPTYHDMLPAFMCSQHSAEPTGTLDRASFPVLSSQSRLEPRVPFRQYQMNSQDGKDIRPSGGGLRPVRSQRPQPERAPRATIINAEDLKELDDLDNDAEDGWAGIHDEVDYSEKLKFSEDEEEEEAPRDRSKWIGWECRRQRQVSFNSTEGTEAKHPAEDGKVWSEQVAHPRPTRRGQEAVQTTPRKANSWAAVAEHPKPSAVSVLRQPSVEEKEEKAPPRQKFVTSEISEAVERARKRREEEERRNREERLAACAAKLKQLDQKTKQASKSGAETPKRMENKENEDPRSPVSDRSIPQENAQNFRRDYSQESPSEYIDEEPPAAPRAESSSEDDCRESASPVQDFSKHQKLMPPRFQRQQQEQLYKMQQWQQQAYVASTHSSHPRTFYSHPPQVLGFDPRWMMMPSYMDPRIPPGRAAVDFYPSSIHPPGVMKHIIQQEAVGGGCQPEDCQPSERSPQSAEPVSGWSQESYMHLQSKAYALAQQKPMDGAADGCYSRNESSYCSLRERSDAVHAHQESLDERGEEYLIGNYEKSAGVFSSCLSPQRKGQDSSYHHLESVADSGVIGGPQSSAQCKQSEFMNDKKPQFNGWGYGHHQKSSDTASSAEEEPKEELNVVHEAWKRQEQGGQDSTGGADWRNESVPNSNQPHSESLGRSRRTGPIKKPILKALKVEEKELEKSKPETKEPVKTMKEKLLSKLDSAPKVEPAPISSSSSAQVEEKTQLGVQESENVPQEKIEKSWGTKSSAPRESNSVPQTKKSNWIFIDEEQAFGGRTRGRGRGFRDFSFRGRGSAGPYNGQRVNRGRGLREFNPTEDFRNRFSRRRGVSETHSEGSEYEELPKRRRQRGAENEPPMEREADDTRKGDFQDSWRSNRNYSDDSNSIDSKSRAPRAFGRSLPPRLSNSYSRRPFPSKESSHWNAKSGGSNWQEYNGSSEPYGTRHSADREHGGDYNYTDSLHHRRGFDETQGDDRRPFFQDEYSDRESLDKRSFVRRRPPRQDKPPRFRRLRQERETAGPWSGEEVGGYVNNHEHWQARPKMTFPERPGPPARRSPDRPYHNSDHVNEDWETASESSDFSEKRPGEADGDGNLSGNGFSEKRELSKRSFSSQRPLVDRRKVETSGYDERPPRVGGNPRDYQQNSTSAKTSRCSEDSYTQDGSHHRYGLERSAQCDSGEASGKSLERDSRPAGLKAGEKSEAMTAFDLKYGDSVIEEDAEAGAESYSDMNSKPRRALDKDRRKKDQMVQVTTKNSSLQSRIPPRFAKKQNGMCLDQTEVPGKEIWESSTQGISVQTGSDTWSKPGSSFSTESASSEGFKGSQGDSGIDLSAESRESSATSSQRSSPYGTMKPEELNGAVMESKSDCPKEQGQKQSEKKEPDSGPGMNKEHKPGPIGNERSLKNRKGSEGAERLEGSVPPVNGVEIHVDSVLPVPNIEFGVSPKDADYSLPPGSAPGPAASSVVKLQDALVNKVRNEKKSSRYLPILFRCPSDPQHITIHVSNVTSACSDTRSASDPAGLSQSIPMLRRDHHLQQGMGLTPMSYPTADLTLKMESARKAWENSPSLPEQSSPAGPGSGIQPPSSVGTSAGVNYSSFGGVSMPPMPVASVAPSASLPGNHIPPLYLESHMFAGQPRLVQQTMPQQQGYQQAAAAQQIPMSLHTSLQAQAQLSMRGGLPVSQSQEMYSSMQPFRSQVYMHPSLSQASAMVLTSGTGLKAQYSPFPGMQPLEMVKTQAASPYQPLSGSQQLMYESQLNQAAGMMDSPLTQLTMPMAGSQLGMPRYSSGQQPMLLPQSIQIPQGQNMPVGGPRRMQPSVLTAGREFPPQSSQMEMKGFHFTEGKQSMQTAASLQAQHSYRPASASPSGKSPGAGPSANLGHYPQQQVKPRTDEKCGLVSPKLPDAPTASQMKPVRTGAIKTSVAKMEESAA from the exons ATGTCCGATCGTTTGGGGCAGATATCCAAGGGAAAGGATGGGAAAAGCAAGTACTCGTCTCTCAACCTGTTTGACAAGTATAAAGGGAAGTCAATAGAAGCTGTCagaaccacag TTATACCTAGACATGGCTTACAGAGTCTTGGGAAAGTTGCCGCTGCTCGGCGTATGCCTCCCCCTGCAAACCTGCCAAGCCTGAAATCTGAGAACAAAGGAAACGACCCCAATATTCTTATAGTGCCCAAAGACGGAACAGGATGGGCAAACAAACAAGAGCATCCAGACCAAAAGAG TTCCAGTGTGACAGCTCCTCAGCAGCCGGAGTCGCTGCCGCAGCAGGGTTTGCCGAAATCTGTCTCCAGTTTACAGAAACCGACCACAGTGAACAGTTCGGAG aataTAAGTTTAGTGCCAGGTGGACCAAAGTCATGGGCTCAGCTGAACGGAAAGCCAGCAGGACACGAAGGTG GTTCAAGGGGCTCAAACCGACTGTTGTCCTTCTCTCCCGAGGAATTTCCAACGCTGAAAGCAGCTGGCGAGCAAGACAAGGCTGGCAAAGAAAAGAGCGGCTTAGATCCGTCGTATGGGCCCGGACCAAGCCTCCGCCCCCAGA ATGTCACCAGTTGGAGGGAGGGCGGTGGGAGAAGCATCACCGGTGGCGTCTCTCCAACCGTCTCTCCTACTGAGCCGGGCAGCAAATCCACTGCTCCTGCAGatagtgccccctccacagtgcaAGCTAGTAGTGACCCTAAGGAGCTCTCGCTGCGCCCGGCTCAGCCCACCAGAAAAGGGGCTTCACCGTTCATGGGAAACACCTACCATCCACCTACATACCATGATATGCTGCCAGCTTTT ATGTGCTCTCAGCACTCTGCAGAACCCACTGGGACATTGGATCGAGCTTCCTTCCCCGTCCTTTCCTCTCAATCTCGCCTTGAACCTCGCGTACCCTTTAGACAATATCAGATGAACAGTCAGGATGG AAAAGATATCAGGCCTAGCGGTGGCGGTTTACGGCCTGTGCGGTCACAGCGCCCTCAACCGGAGAGGGCTCCGCGAGCCACCATTATAAACGCAGAAGATCTCAAAGAACTGGATGACCTGGACAATGACGCTGAAGACGGCTGGGCTG GCATTCACGATGAAGTGGATTATTCtgagaaactaaaatttagtgaagatgaggaggaagaagaagccCCGAGAGACAGAAGTAAATG gATCGGCTGGGAGTGCCGGAGGCAGCGCCAAGTTTCCTTTAATTCTACTGAAGGCACCGAAGCCAAACACCCTGCAGAGGATGGGAAAGTATGGAGCGAGCAAGTGGCACATCCACGCCCAACCAGAAGGGGGCAGGAAGCTGTGCAGACCACTCCACGGAAAGCCAACAGCTGGGCCGCCGTAGCTGAACACCCG AAGCCTTCGGCAGTCTCTGTATTGCGGCAGCCTTCTGttgaggagaaggaagagaaagCTCCTCCGAGGCAGAAGTTCGTTACCTCTGAAATATCAGAAGCAGTTGAACGAGCTCGTAAGCGACGTGAGGAGGAAGAGCGCCGGAATCGCGAAGAACGGTTAGCGGCCTGTGCTGCAAAACTAAAACAGCTGGACCAGAAGACCAAACAGGCTTCTAAATCTGGGGCCGAGACTCCGAAGCGAATGGAAAACAAAGAGAACGAAGACCCCAGATCTCCAGTGTCAGACCGAAGCATTCCTCAGGAGAACGCCCAGAATTTCCGAAGAG ATTATTCCCAGGAATCTCCCTCCGAGTATATAGACGAGGAGCCTCCTGCAGCCCCCAGAGCTGAGAGCAGCAGTGAAGATGACTGCAGAGAGTCTGCGTCTCCAGTGCAGGATTTCAGCAAGCACCAGAAGCTGATGCCACCGAGGTTCCAGAGGCAGCAACAG GAGCAGTTATACAAGAtgcagcagtggcagcagcaagcttatGTGGCGTCTACCCACTCCAGCCACCCGCGCACCTTCTACTCCCATCCCCCCCAGGTGTTGGGGTTTGATCCTCGCTGGATGATGATGCCTTCCTATATGGATCCCCGGATTCCTCCCGGTCGTGCTGCTGTAGATTTCTATCCTTCTTCCATACACCCACCAG GTGTGATGAAACATATTATCCAGCAAGAAGCTGTGGGTGGAGGCTGCCAGCCCGAGGATTGCCAGCCGTCAGAACGCAGTCCTCAGTCTGCTGAACCGGTGTCTGGATGGAGCCAGGAGAGTTACATGCACTTGCAGAGCAAAGCCTATGCCCTGGCGCAGCAGAAGCCGATGGACGGTGCTGCGGACGGCTGTTACAGCAG GAATGAGAGCTCTTACTGCTCCCTAAGGGAGAGGTCCGATGCTGTCCATGCCCACCAAGAGTCTTTAGATGAGAGGGGCGAGGAATATCTTATTGGAAATTATGAGAAGTCTGCGGGGGTGTTCAGTAGCTGCCTCTCGCCCCAAAGAAAGGGTCAGGACAGCTCCTACCATCATCTGGAGAGTGTGGCGGACTCTGGTGTCATTGGGGGGCCGCAAAGCAGTGCGCAGTGCAAGCAGTCAGAGTTTATGAATGACAAGAAGCCGCAGTTTAATGGTTGGGGGTATGGGCATCATCAGAAGTCTTCTGATACGGCTAGTAGTGCAGAAGAGGAGCCTAAAGAAGAGCTTAATGTGGTCCATGAGGCATGGAAAAGGCAAGAGCAAGGAGGTCAGGACTCTACTGGTGGAGCAGACTGGAGGAACGAGTCCGTTCCCAACTCTAACCAACCACACTCTGAAAGCCTGGGAAGGAGTCGCCGGACCGGTCCTATAAAGAAACCCATACTGAAAGCTCTTAAGGTGGAGGAGAAGGAACTAGAGAAAAGCAAACCCGAAACGAAGGAGCCTGTGAAAACCATGAAGGAAAAGCTGCTCTCAAAGCTAGACAGTGCGCCAAAAGTGGAGCCTGCGCCTATAAGCTCCTCCTCTAGCGCTCAGGTCGAGGAAAAAACCCAACTTGGCGTCCAAGAGTCTGAAAATGTTCCCCAGGAGAAGATTGAAAAAAGTTGGGGCACAAAGTCATCTGCTCCTCGTGAGTCTAACTCTGTTCCTCAAACCAAAAAGAGCAACTGGATATTTATTGATGAGGAGCAGGCTTTTGGGGGTAGAAcccgaggcagaggaagagggttCAGAGACTTCAGTTTCCGAGGCCGAGGTTCTGCTGGCCCTTATAATGGTCAGAGGGTCAACCGAGGCCGAGGGCTTCGAGAATTTAACCCCACTGAGGATTTTCGAAATAGGTTCTCCCGGCGGCGGGGTGTTAGTGAAACCCACAGTGAAGGGTCTGAATATGAGGAGCTACCCAAACGTAGACGCCAGCGGGGGGCAGAGAACGAACCCCCTATGGAAAGAGAAGCTGATGACACAAGAAAAGGAGACTTCCAAGATTCTTGGCGATCCAATAGAAATTACTCGGATGACTCAAATAGTATAGACTCTAAATCCCGGGCCCCGAGGGCATTTGGAAGATCGCTTCCTCCCAGGCTTAGTAACAGTTACAGCAGACGGCCATTCCCCTCTAAGGAGTCTTCACACTGGAACGCTAAGTCTGGAGGGTCTAATTGGCAAGAGTACAATGGATCATCAGAACCATATGGAACACGGCACAGCGCCGACCGAGAGCATGGCGGTGACTACAACTACACTGACTCCCTCCATCATAGGAGAGGCTTCGATGAAACCCAAGGAGATGACAGGCGGCCATTTTTCCAAGATGAATATTCGGATCGAGAGAGTTTGGACAAAAGATCATTTGTTAGAAGACGACCGCCTCGTCAAGATAAACCCCCCAGATTTCGGCGTCTCAGGCAGGAAAGGGAAACTGCCGGGCCCTGGAGTGGGGAAGAGGTGGGCGGCTATGTGAACAATCATGAGCACTGGCAGGCCCGTCCaaagatgacctttcctgagagaCCCGGGCCACCTGCCAGAAGATCTCCAGATCGTCCCTACCACAACTCCGACCACGTGAACGAGGATTGGGAAACTGCATCTGAGAGCAGCGACTTCAGCGAGAAGCGGCCAGGAGAGGCGGACGGAGACGGAAACCTTTCTGGAAACGGCTTCTCTGAGAAAAGAGAACTGTCTAAAAGGAGCTTCTCCAGCCAGAGACCTCTGGTAGACCGACGCAAGGTGgaaacctctggatatgatgagAGGCCACCAAGGGTCGGAGGGAATCCTCGTGACTACCAGCAAAACTCCACCTCTGCCAAGACTAG TCGCTGTTCTGAAGATTCTTATACGCAAGATGGCAGCCACCACCGATACGGGTTAGAAAGGTCTGCTCAGTGTGACAGCGGAGAGGCTTCAGGCAAGAGCTTGGAGCGGGATTCCAGGCCGGCAGGGCTCAAAGCGGGCGAGAAGTCGGAAGCCATGACTGCTTTTGATCTGAAATACGGAG ACTCCGTTATTGAGGAGGACGCCGAGGCGGGAGCAGAGTCCTATTCCGACATGAACAGTAAGCCCCGACGAGCTCTGGACAAAGATCGCAGGAAAAAGGATCAGATGGTTCAG GTGACTACCAAGAACAGCAGCCTACAATCAAGGATTCCTCCTCGTTTCGCCAAAAAGCAGAACGGCATGTGCCTGGACCAGACTGAGGTTCCTGGTAAAGAGATCTGGGAGAGCAGCACTCAAG GTATCTCCGTTCAGACCGGCAGTGATACTTGGAGCAAGCCTGGCAGCAGCTTCAGTACAGAGTCTGCCTCCTCAGAG GGTTTCAAAGGCAGCCAGGGCGACAGTGGCATTGACCTGAGCGCTGAATCCAGAGAATCGTCTGCCACTTCCTCACAGCGTAGTTCTCCATATGGGACAATGAAACCAGAGGAGCTGAATGGCGCAGTCATGGAGTCGAAATCTGACTGCCCTAAAGAGCAGGGTCAGAAACAGTCAGAAAAGAAG GAGCCAGACTCTGGGCCGGGAATGAACAAGGAGCACAAACCCGGTCCCATTGGCAACGAGCGCTCTCTAAAGAACCGGAAAGGTTCAGAAGGGGCAGAGCGATTAGAGGGCAGTGTGCCTCCTGTCAATGGCGTCGAAATCCACGTGGATTCTGTTCTTCCTGTTCCCAATATTGAATTTGGAGTAAGCCCGAAA GATGCGGATTACTCTTTACCCCCTGGATCTGCTCCTGGACCTGCTGCTAGCTCCGTTGTGAAGCTTCAGGACGCCCTAGTGAACAAGGtgagaaatgaaaaaaaatcctCTCGTTATCTCCCAATTCTATTCAGATGCCCCTCAGATCCACAGCACATCACAATACACGTTTCGAATGTGACATCCGCATGTAGCGACACAAGGAGTGCCTCCGATCCG GCTGGTCTGTCACAGTCCATACCCATGCTGAGAAGAGATCATCACCTGCAGCAAGGGATGGGACTAACCCCCATGTCATACCCCACTGCCGACCTTACACTGAAG ATGGAGTCTGCCCGCAAGGCCTGGGAAAACTCGCCCAGTTTGCCAGAACAGAGTTCCCCAGCCGGCCCTGGCTCGGGTATACAGCCACCCTCCAGTGTTGGAACGTCAGCAGGTGTCAATTACAGCTCATTTGGTGGAGTGTCAATGCCACCCATGCCCGTTGCCTCCGTGGCCCCTTCAGCATCTCTTCCAG GTAACCACATTCCCCCTCTCTACCTGGAAAGTCACATGTTTGCAGGGCAGCCGCGCCTGGTCCAGCAGACGATGCCTCAGCAGCAGGGATACCAGCAG GCCGCAGCCGCCCAGCAGATCCCTATGTCACTGCACACGTCGCTGCAAGCCCAGGCTCAGCTGAGTATGAGGGGAGGACTACCCGTCTCCCAGTCACAGGAAATGTACAGCTCCATGCAGCCGTTTAG GTCCCAGGTGTACATGCACCCCAGCTTGTCACAGGCCAGTGCTATGGTTCTGACCAGTGGCACTGGTCTCAAGGCTCAGTACTCGCCATTTCCGGGAATGCAGCCTCTGGAGATGGTGAAGACGCAGGCGGCATCCCCTTATCAGCCTCTGAGTGGAAGTCAGCAGCTGATGTATGAAAGTCAGCTGAACCAGGCAGCCGGCATGATGGACTCCCCCCTCACACAG TTAACCATGCCAATGGCCGGCTCTCAGCTTGGGATGCCTCGGTATAGCTCCGGACAGCAGCCAATGCTTCTGCCGCAGTCCATTCAGATCCCACAGGGACAGAACATGCCGGTGGGCGGCCCGCGGAGGATGCAGCCTTCAGTCCTGACAGCAGGTCGAGAG TTTCCTCCTCAGTCGTCTCAGATGGAGATGAAGGGATTTCATTTCACAGAAGGCAAGCAGAGTATGCAGACCGCAGCCTCTCTGCAAGCACAGCACTCATACCG GCCAGCTTCAGCTAGTCCCAGTGGAAAGTCACCAGGAGCGGGGCCATCTGCCAACTTGGGACACTATCCTCAACAG CAGGTAAAGCCGAGGACTGACGAGAAGTGCGGCCTGGTTTCCCCTAAACTTCCTGACGCGCCCACTGCAAGTCAGATGAAGCCGGTTCGGACAGGGGCCATCAAGACTTCAGTGGCGAAAATGGAGGAGAGCGCGGCCTGA